In the Nitrospirota bacterium genome, one interval contains:
- a CDS encoding histidinol-phosphate transaminase has protein sequence MINAPEHIKNIKPYVPGKPIEELERELGITGSIKLASNESPIGPSPLAVKALAEGINDLNRYPDGSCYNLKTALSQKLGITSDEIIFGNGSNEIIELAVRTFLSPGDEAIMASPSFVVYPTVTQAAGGKSIVVPLKDYRHDLDAMASAITDKTKVIFIANPNNPTGTINNRAEMDAFMERVPDNVLVVIDEAYFEYVSSPDYPDSMDYLKKGRPVLILRTFSKIYGLAGLRIGYGIAHSSIVSEMNKVRQPFNINSLAQRAALAALEDVEHVEKARKTNEDGKEFLYKELRSMGIDCLPTEANFIYIILKDDTALQLYNELLKKGVIIRPMGKRELRITIGLADENKRFLDALKAVTSDL, from the coding sequence ATGATAAACGCTCCTGAACATATAAAAAACATTAAACCGTATGTGCCCGGAAAGCCGATAGAAGAGCTTGAGAGGGAACTCGGGATAACGGGTTCCATAAAGCTTGCTTCCAATGAAAGCCCTATAGGGCCTTCACCACTTGCGGTCAAGGCGCTTGCCGAAGGCATAAATGACCTTAACAGGTATCCTGACGGAAGCTGCTACAATCTGAAGACGGCGCTGTCTCAAAAGCTCGGCATCACTTCTGATGAGATCATCTTCGGCAACGGCTCCAATGAGATAATCGAGCTGGCTGTCAGGACATTTTTGAGCCCGGGTGATGAGGCGATAATGGCAAGCCCCTCTTTTGTCGTTTACCCTACTGTCACGCAGGCTGCGGGAGGAAAGAGCATAGTCGTACCGCTCAAAGACTACCGCCATGACCTCGATGCGATGGCATCTGCGATAACAGATAAGACAAAGGTCATATTCATTGCAAACCCTAACAATCCTACAGGCACGATAAACAACCGGGCAGAGATGGATGCCTTTATGGAGAGGGTTCCGGATAATGTGCTGGTAGTTATTGACGAGGCGTATTTTGAGTATGTCTCTTCACCTGATTATCCTGACAGCATGGATTATCTTAAGAAGGGCAGGCCGGTTCTGATACTGCGGACATTTTCCAAGATATACGGACTTGCAGGATTGAGGATAGGATACGGCATCGCCCATAGCTCCATAGTATCAGAGATGAACAAGGTGCGGCAGCCGTTTAATATAAACTCACTTGCACAGAGGGCAGCCCTTGCCGCGCTTGAAGATGTAGAACATGTTGAGAAGGCGAGGAAGACAAATGAAGATGGAAAAGAATTTCTATACAAAGAACTCAGATCAATGGGGATCGATTGTCTTCCCACAGAGGCAAATTTCATATATATTATCTTAAAGGATGATACAGCGCTTCAGCTTTATAATGAGCTATTGAAAAAGGGCGTTATAATAAGGCCGATGGGCAAGCGTGAATTAAGGATAACGATCGGCCTTGCCGATGAGAATAAAAGGTTTTTAGACGCGTTAAAGGCTGTAACGAGTGATCTGTAA
- the aroF gene encoding 3-deoxy-7-phosphoheptulonate synthase gives MDIIVLKPKATAKEKRNIVKRLKQMGFDAHLSTGTERTVIGVIGDTSKVSEDESRSFEALNGVEKVHRITQPYRLASRNFQQKDSLIKVGRHVIGGKRIHVMAGPCSVENRANLINVAQDVKKAGATFLRGGAFKPRTSPYSFQGLGEEGLEILAEAREKTGLPVVTEIMDPRDIGLIIKHVDIIQIGARNMQNFRLLQEVGSYNKPVLLKRGLSATIKELLMAAEYIMAQGNSKVILCERGIRTFETATRNTLDLSAVPVLKELTHLPIVIDPSHAVGRWEFVATMAKAAVAAGADGLMIEVHANPEEAFSDGEQSLKPAKFKTLMKELKAVAKAVGREI, from the coding sequence ATGGACATTATAGTACTTAAACCAAAGGCAACTGCAAAAGAGAAGAGGAATATAGTTAAGCGGCTTAAACAGATGGGTTTTGACGCCCATCTTTCAACAGGCACAGAAAGAACGGTCATCGGTGTCATAGGCGATACCTCAAAGGTCTCGGAAGATGAGAGCCGTTCATTTGAGGCGTTAAACGGTGTTGAGAAGGTGCACAGGATAACACAGCCGTACAGGCTCGCAAGCAGGAACTTCCAGCAGAAGGATTCGCTTATAAAGGTCGGCAGGCATGTAATCGGCGGGAAGCGGATACATGTCATGGCAGGCCCGTGCTCTGTTGAGAACAGGGCGAACCTCATCAATGTAGCACAGGATGTTAAGAAGGCGGGGGCGACATTTTTAAGGGGCGGGGCGTTTAAGCCGAGGACATCTCCGTACAGCTTTCAGGGGCTTGGAGAAGAAGGGCTTGAGATACTCGCTGAGGCGCGCGAGAAGACAGGGCTCCCTGTTGTAACTGAGATAATGGATCCGAGGGACATAGGCCTCATAATCAAACATGTCGATATTATCCAGATCGGCGCGAGGAATATGCAGAACTTCAGGCTGCTTCAGGAGGTCGGCTCTTACAATAAGCCGGTTCTTCTCAAGAGGGGGCTTTCAGCTACCATAAAAGAGCTTCTCATGGCTGCCGAATACATTATGGCGCAGGGCAACAGCAAGGTCATACTCTGCGAGAGGGGTATAAGGACATTTGAAACAGCAACAAGGAACACGCTTGACCTCAGCGCCGTTCCGGTACTGAAGGAACTTACTCATTTACCAATTGTTATTGACCCGAGCCATGCTGTAGGCAGATGGGAGTTTGTAGCCACTATGGCAAAGGCTGCTGTAGCTGCCGGAGCTGACGGGCTCATGATCGAGGTGCATGCAAACCCTGAAGAGGCGTTCTCTGACGGCGAGCAGTCATTGAAGCCTGCTAAATTCAAGACGCTTATGAAGGAGCTCAAGGCTGTTGCAAAGGCTGTGGGCAGAGAGATATAA
- a CDS encoding prephenate dehydrogenase/arogenate dehydrogenase family protein produces the protein MEKITIIGVGLLGSSFALSLKRVGINAIITGVGRNEENLIKAEELGIIDEYSTVAADGVIGADLVLLAAPVGQFENIVDDIRYELKKGAIVSDVGSVKGGLVGRLDALMPEGVSFVGAHPIAGGERQGLEAATSELFWGAKCIITPTPDTDKDALEDITELWKQLGARVLHMTPDEHDEVYSAVSHLPHVLAYALVNSISSIREDILDFGGRGLKDMTRIALSPTELWKDICSQNREHILKSLNDFSSNISGIIKRFEKSDWKGLEEEFKRAKEARQRLESD, from the coding sequence TTGGAAAAGATAACAATCATCGGTGTCGGCCTGCTTGGCAGTTCGTTCGCCCTCTCATTAAAGAGGGTCGGTATCAACGCCATTATCACCGGTGTCGGCAGGAATGAGGAGAACCTCATAAAGGCGGAAGAATTAGGGATAATAGATGAATACAGCACAGTAGCGGCTGACGGTGTGATAGGCGCTGACCTTGTCCTGCTTGCAGCTCCTGTCGGCCAGTTTGAAAATATTGTCGATGACATAAGATATGAGTTAAAAAAAGGGGCGATAGTCTCTGATGTCGGAAGCGTAAAAGGCGGGCTGGTGGGAAGGCTGGATGCGTTAATGCCCGAAGGCGTGAGCTTTGTCGGCGCGCATCCGATAGCCGGCGGGGAGAGGCAGGGATTAGAGGCGGCCACATCCGAGCTCTTCTGGGGGGCAAAATGCATTATCACTCCGACTCCGGATACTGACAAGGACGCGCTGGAGGATATCACCGAACTCTGGAAGCAGCTTGGCGCAAGGGTGTTGCACATGACCCCTGATGAGCATGATGAGGTCTATTCCGCTGTAAGCCATCTGCCGCATGTCCTGGCATACGCGCTTGTAAATTCCATAAGCAGCATCAGGGAAGACATACTTGATTTTGGCGGCAGAGGGCTCAAGGATATGACAAGGATAGCTCTGAGCCCTACTGAGCTCTGGAAAGACATATGCTCACAGAACAGGGAGCACATACTAAAGTCGCTTAACGACTTCTCCTCTAATATCTCCGGCATCATAAAACGGTTTGAAAAGTCGGACTGGAAAGGGCTTGAGGAAGAATTTAAAAGAGCAAAAGAGGCGAGACAGCGTCTTGAATCAGATTAA
- the aroA gene encoding 3-phosphoshikimate 1-carboxyvinyltransferase — translation MNQIKVCHSNPLKGEASPPPDKSISHRAVIFSSLAEGRSVIENFLAAEDPMRTLEAFRQMGIDIEQSNDGGTVTINGKGLNGLSAPDGAIDCGNSGTTMRMMSGVLSGQPFSSTLTGDRYLLKRPMQRVISPLAKMGAVITSEAGGFPPLHIKGGNLSPVKYNSPVASAQVKSSILLAGLYCNGITTVVEPEKSRDHTERMLRAAGVDINVQGLEVSIKGRAKLNPMDIRVPADFSSAAFFIVAGLIVPGSEVLIKDVGINQTRTGLLDILIMMGASVQLLNQRDISGEPVADILVKHSSLSGIETGGEMLLRAIDEFPILCVAAALAEGTTKITGAQELRVKESDRIAAMASELAKMGVKVEELPDGIIIEGRDNLDAADVSSHGDHRIAMSMIVAGFMAKGETTVDDTDCIDTSFPGFMDMINRLKE, via the coding sequence TTGAATCAGATTAAAGTCTGCCACAGCAACCCGCTTAAAGGTGAGGCCTCCCCTCCTCCTGACAAGTCCATATCACACCGCGCAGTAATATTTTCTTCCCTTGCAGAGGGCAGGAGCGTCATTGAAAACTTTCTCGCTGCCGAGGACCCGATGCGGACTCTTGAAGCATTCAGGCAGATGGGTATAGATATCGAGCAGTCCAATGATGGAGGGACTGTGACTATCAATGGCAAAGGCTTGAACGGCCTGTCCGCGCCTGACGGTGCGATAGACTGCGGCAATTCCGGCACAACAATGAGGATGATGAGCGGCGTGCTTTCGGGACAGCCGTTCTCCTCAACGCTTACAGGCGACAGATATCTTCTTAAACGTCCCATGCAGAGGGTGATCAGCCCGCTTGCAAAGATGGGCGCTGTCATTACTTCTGAAGCAGGAGGGTTTCCGCCGCTTCATATTAAAGGCGGAAATCTCAGCCCTGTAAAATACAATTCTCCCGTAGCCAGCGCGCAGGTCAAATCCTCAATCCTTCTTGCAGGACTCTACTGTAACGGTATAACCACTGTTGTTGAACCAGAGAAGTCCAGAGACCATACCGAAAGGATGCTCAGGGCTGCCGGCGTTGATATTAATGTGCAAGGGCTTGAAGTGAGCATTAAAGGCCGTGCCAAATTAAACCCTATGGATATAAGAGTGCCCGCTGATTTTTCATCAGCCGCCTTCTTTATCGTTGCCGGCCTGATTGTTCCCGGTTCCGAGGTATTGATCAAAGATGTCGGTATAAATCAGACAAGAACCGGCCTGCTTGATATTCTGATAATGATGGGGGCATCTGTTCAGCTCCTGAACCAGAGGGATATTTCCGGCGAGCCGGTTGCTGATATACTTGTAAAGCACTCAAGCCTCTCAGGCATAGAGACAGGCGGTGAGATGCTCTTAAGGGCTATTGATGAATTTCCGATACTCTGTGTCGCAGCCGCATTGGCAGAGGGCACAACAAAGATAACAGGCGCTCAAGAACTCAGGGTAAAAGAGTCGGACAGGATTGCGGCAATGGCATCGGAACTTGCGAAGATGGGTGTTAAGGTTGAAGAACTTCCCGACGGCATCATAATCGAAGGAAGAGATAATCTTGATGCAGCAGATGTCAGCAGCCACGGAGACCACAGGATAGCTATGTCAATGATCGTTGCGGGGTTTATGGCAAAAGGCGAGACTACGGTTGACGACACAGACTGCATAGATACCTCCTTCCCCGGCTTTATGGATATGATTAATAGGCTTAAAGAATAA
- a CDS encoding Fic family protein — MTTTNPVKNEIKALKTEYDRLGKGKESLLKLIDESELSESVFNSNAIENSTLTLKETERILLEMEVTRNVSVREVFEAKNLAWVMEYTRSKALNSELSMDMIQLLHKMLIGNINDAIAGRFRTTGEYVRVGTHIAPAPENVERMMEAILLEFSSDHHNYFADRIAKFHLDFETIHPFCDGNGRMGRVIINFQLMRSGFPCIIIRDKEKRSYYASFSEYRNSKNTKTMEKIVTLALTESLHKRIAYLRGEEITPLANFAKAHKKSINTLLNAARRQTIPAFREKGVWKIGDYKL; from the coding sequence ATGACAACGACAAATCCTGTAAAGAACGAGATCAAAGCTCTTAAAACCGAATACGACCGGCTTGGCAAAGGCAAAGAATCTTTACTTAAACTTATTGATGAGTCCGAGCTTTCTGAAAGCGTTTTCAACTCGAACGCCATCGAGAATTCAACGCTTACATTGAAGGAGACAGAACGCATTCTGCTTGAAATGGAAGTTACCCGTAATGTTTCTGTGCGGGAAGTTTTTGAAGCAAAAAATCTCGCATGGGTGATGGAATACACCAGAAGCAAAGCATTGAACTCGGAGCTTTCCATGGATATGATCCAGCTTCTTCATAAAATGCTGATCGGTAATATCAATGATGCTATCGCAGGGCGTTTCCGCACCACAGGCGAATATGTCCGAGTAGGAACACATATCGCTCCGGCTCCGGAAAACGTCGAACGAATGATGGAGGCGATCCTGCTGGAATTTTCCTCAGATCACCATAATTATTTTGCCGACAGGATAGCAAAATTTCATCTCGATTTTGAAACGATCCATCCGTTCTGCGACGGTAACGGCAGAATGGGCCGAGTGATCATTAATTTTCAGCTCATGCGTTCCGGTTTCCCCTGCATCATTATTCGGGACAAAGAGAAGAGGAGTTATTACGCATCGTTCAGTGAATACCGCAATTCAAAAAATACAAAGACGATGGAAAAGATCGTAACGCTCGCCCTGACGGAATCGCTCCATAAAAGAATTGCCTATCTTCGCGGCGAAGAGATAACCCCGCTTGCAAATTTCGCAAAGGCGCATAAAAAATCGATCAACACACTGCTTAACGCCGCCCGCAGGCAGACTATTCCGGCGTTCCGTGAAAAAGGCGTTTGGAAGATCGGAGATTATAAACTATAA
- a CDS encoding DUF948 domain-containing protein codes for MNIEFLLGIIAGFLFFLLLFLIPAILQIKRTARAAEDLLNTTNQSLAPLLTDLRETVERTNHVILKLDESMDNVQNLTKSIGETGAIISDINSFVRKIQMLVSFTTLGFSSGIKTALGVLTQGIIKKGGK; via the coding sequence ATGAACATTGAATTTCTCTTGGGAATCATTGCCGGTTTTCTTTTTTTCCTTCTGCTCTTTTTAATTCCTGCCATATTGCAGATTAAAAGGACCGCAAGGGCTGCGGAAGACCTGCTCAATACCACAAATCAGTCTCTTGCCCCGCTATTAACAGATCTCCGGGAGACGGTTGAGAGGACAAATCATGTTATTTTAAAGTTGGATGAATCAATGGACAACGTGCAGAACCTGACAAAATCCATAGGAGAAACAGGGGCGATTATTTCTGACATAAACAGTTTTGTGAGAAAGATCCAGATGCTTGTTTCATTTACAACACTGGGTTTCAGTTCCGGCATAAAGACAGCCCTGGGCGTTCTTACGCAGGGGATCATAAAAAAGGGAGGGAAATAG
- a CDS encoding YtxH domain-containing protein: MSEERGYSAGSVILAFVLGGIVGAGVALLTAPQSGRETREKLMEFADDGRKKVSEYAGQAKEKFSSAVDSGKHFMEDKKSLIANAYEAGKEAYSKEKERQTKG; the protein is encoded by the coding sequence ATGAGCGAGGAAAGAGGATATTCGGCAGGCAGTGTTATTCTTGCATTTGTATTAGGCGGTATAGTCGGCGCAGGCGTGGCTTTATTAACAGCGCCGCAGTCAGGAAGAGAGACAAGGGAGAAGCTTATGGAGTTTGCCGATGACGGCAGAAAAAAGGTTTCTGAGTACGCAGGGCAGGCAAAAGAAAAATTCTCTTCCGCAGTGGACAGCGGAAAACATTTCATGGAAGACAAGAAGTCATTGATCGCAAACGCTTACGAAGCCGGCAAAGAAGCTTACAGTAAAGAAAAAGAGAGACAGACAAAGGGATAA
- a CDS encoding (d)CMP kinase: MKNVITIDGPSGSGKGTISKMLAKRLGYSYLDTGALYRAVAWKVKNDGADPDDEASLKKILHEIEITFNGQKVLVGGQDITAEIRTAEIGELSSKVSAIPMVREGLFSIQREMGLKGKIVIEGRDAGTAIFPESENKFYLDASLEERARRRFEELKAKDPEITLRETIEDIKKRDHRDSTRDTSPLTRTADMVYIDSTNLSKEEVVQEIVKALKA, from the coding sequence ATGAAGAATGTCATAACTATAGACGGGCCTTCCGGCTCAGGAAAGGGCACCATATCAAAGATGCTTGCCAAACGCCTCGGTTACAGCTATCTTGATACCGGAGCTCTTTACAGGGCCGTTGCCTGGAAGGTGAAGAATGACGGCGCAGACCCTGATGATGAAGCGTCGCTGAAAAAAATTCTCCACGAGATAGAGATCACATTCAATGGGCAAAAGGTACTTGTCGGCGGGCAGGATATTACAGCCGAAATAAGGACAGCAGAAATCGGGGAACTCAGTTCAAAGGTTTCAGCCATCCCCATGGTAAGGGAAGGCCTCTTCTCCATACAGAGAGAGATGGGCCTTAAGGGGAAGATAGTTATCGAAGGCAGGGATGCAGGCACAGCCATCTTTCCTGAATCCGAGAATAAATTTTATCTTGACGCGAGCCTGGAAGAGAGGGCAAGAAGAAGGTTTGAGGAACTTAAAGCCAAAGACCCTGAAATTACTCTCCGGGAAACGATTGAAGACATTAAAAAAAGGGACCACAGAGACTCAACAAGGGACACTTCTCCATTGACCAGAACCGCTGATATGGTTTATATAGATTCAACAAACCTTAGTAAAGAAGAGGTCGTACAAGAGATCGTGAAGGCATTAAAGGCATAG
- a CDS encoding 1-acyl-sn-glycerol-3-phosphate acyltransferase, with protein sequence MQSRRLISDFFYRFFSLVIRIILRINGGLEVIGRENIPLEGGVIIAANHVSYLDPPLIGSVLPRRGTFIAMKELFDMPLLGRVIRHYAFPVEEGGTRPSVIKKTISRLRAGELITIFPEGQRSVTGKLLKAKRGIGMLASMSNAPVVPALITGANIALPFNAKWLRRARISVIFGRPVYPVMAEGADNKNEGYEKISDQVMSAIREIKERYGDNSS encoded by the coding sequence TTGCAGAGCAGAAGGCTGATATCTGATTTTTTCTATAGATTTTTCTCACTGGTCATAAGAATAATATTACGTATTAACGGCGGGCTTGAAGTCATAGGCAGAGAGAACATACCGCTTGAAGGCGGTGTGATAATAGCCGCCAACCATGTCAGCTATCTGGATCCTCCATTGATAGGTTCGGTGCTTCCAAGAAGAGGCACCTTTATTGCGATGAAGGAGCTTTTTGACATGCCTTTGCTCGGCAGGGTCATAAGGCATTATGCATTTCCTGTTGAAGAGGGCGGCACACGCCCCTCTGTCATTAAAAAGACGATCAGCAGGCTCAGGGCGGGTGAACTTATTACTATATTTCCTGAAGGGCAGAGAAGCGTAACAGGCAAGCTTCTCAAGGCGAAACGCGGGATAGGGATGCTGGCTTCCATGAGTAACGCGCCTGTTGTACCGGCCCTTATAACAGGGGCGAATATTGCGCTTCCGTTTAATGCGAAGTGGCTGAGGCGCGCCAGGATATCGGTGATCTTCGGCAGGCCTGTTTATCCTGTCATGGCTGAGGGCGCTGATAATAAAAATGAAGGGTATGAAAAAATCAGCGATCAGGTGATGTCGGCGATACGAGAGATCAAAGAGAGATATGGAGATAATAGTAGCTAA
- a CDS encoding 4-hydroxy-3-methylbut-2-enyl diphosphate reductase yields the protein MEIIVAKKAGFCFGVRRAVDTTFKLAEEGKEGIFTFGPLIHNPQVVDKLKNEGVSQTDDISSKDIKTLIIRTHGVSPDIYTKARQVGYKLIDATCPFVKKAQSYAKTLSEEGYQVLIIGDREHPEVQGLIGFAGDDVVTVSRREPLPPIKKKVGIIVQTTQPFEVFKDIVDKVISTAMELKIYNTICDYTARRVEETKELSKKVDVMIVVGGKNSANTTQLVNISKQGCENVFHIETSEELDKEWFAGVEKAGITGGASTPQWIIDDVVKKIKEISFGR from the coding sequence ATGGAGATAATAGTAGCTAAAAAAGCGGGATTCTGTTTCGGGGTCAGGCGCGCGGTAGATACTACTTTTAAGCTTGCTGAAGAGGGGAAGGAAGGGATATTTACTTTCGGACCGCTGATCCACAATCCTCAGGTCGTAGATAAACTGAAGAATGAAGGCGTCTCTCAGACTGATGATATCAGCTCTAAGGACATTAAAACTCTTATTATCAGGACGCACGGCGTTTCGCCGGATATATATACTAAAGCCAGGCAGGTCGGGTACAAGCTTATTGACGCTACATGCCCTTTTGTAAAAAAGGCCCAGAGTTATGCAAAGACATTAAGCGAAGAAGGCTATCAGGTTCTGATAATAGGAGACAGGGAACATCCCGAGGTTCAGGGGCTGATAGGTTTTGCCGGTGATGACGTTGTCACTGTCAGCAGAAGAGAGCCCTTGCCTCCGATAAAGAAGAAGGTCGGGATAATTGTTCAGACAACCCAGCCGTTTGAAGTGTTTAAAGATATTGTTGACAAGGTCATAAGCACGGCGATGGAGCTGAAAATATATAATACGATATGCGATTATACAGCCCGCAGGGTTGAAGAAACAAAAGAGCTGTCGAAAAAGGTGGATGTTATGATAGTTGTCGGCGGGAAGAACAGCGCGAACACCACACAGCTTGTAAATATTTCGAAACAGGGTTGTGAAAATGTATTTCATATTGAAACGTCTGAAGAACTGGATAAAGAGTGGTTCGCCGGCGTAGAAAAGGCCGGAATTACAGGGGGGGCGTCTACTCCGCAGTGGATCATTGATGATGTTGTAAAAAAAATAAAAGAAATATCTTTCGGGAGGTAA
- a CDS encoding 30S ribosomal protein S1, with protein sequence MEIQNDNFEKLYADTFNNLHEGSIVRGKVLQVKSDGVIVDVGYKREGFIPIGELLDDEYKSLVAEDEIDVHVTGLHDKQGFIKLSRQKAAAEKTWSNLEDALNSGNQVNGRITGKVKGGMTVSIGGVMAFLPGSQIDLKVIRDTDSLIGQTLAFRVIKLDQKTSNVIISRRVILEEERNKQKDVTLVNIKEGAVMKGTVKNLTDYGAFIDLGGIDGLLHISDMSWGRISHPSELFSVDDEIDVVVLSFDPATEKVTLGYKQRKSDPWMSVEAKYPLGAKVSGKVIGITDYGVFVELEEGVEGLVHVSELDWVEKVKKPSKYFSIGEIVETSVLSVNSSDKKISLSIKQLKANPWDLVKEKYAVGQKVKGTVKSFTDFGAFIGLDEGVDALLHISDLSWVRHIRHPSDVLEKGQEIEVAIIEVDADKRRISVGLKSLTPDPWITEIPNKYGLGDPVTGKVTNVADFGVFVELKEGVEALLHISEIDKKPSEKTEDIFKPGDELTARIIHIDLDNRKIGLSTKTMAG encoded by the coding sequence ATGGAAATACAAAATGATAATTTCGAAAAACTTTATGCCGACACATTCAATAATCTGCATGAAGGCTCAATTGTAAGGGGCAAAGTTCTGCAGGTCAAGTCTGACGGCGTAATAGTTGATGTGGGATACAAGCGGGAAGGGTTCATCCCGATCGGAGAGCTTCTTGATGATGAATATAAAAGCCTTGTGGCAGAGGATGAGATCGACGTCCATGTTACCGGCCTTCATGACAAACAGGGCTTTATCAAGTTATCCCGGCAGAAGGCTGCCGCGGAAAAGACATGGTCAAACCTTGAAGACGCGCTTAACAGCGGGAATCAGGTGAATGGCAGGATAACCGGGAAGGTTAAGGGCGGGATGACAGTCAGCATAGGAGGGGTAATGGCCTTCCTTCCGGGCTCCCAGATCGACCTGAAGGTGATAAGGGATACAGACTCTCTTATCGGCCAGACGCTGGCATTCAGGGTCATCAAGCTGGACCAGAAGACCTCTAATGTGATCATATCAAGGCGCGTTATCCTCGAGGAGGAGCGCAATAAACAGAAAGATGTCACGCTTGTTAATATAAAAGAAGGCGCTGTAATGAAAGGGACCGTAAAGAACCTGACCGACTACGGCGCTTTTATAGACCTCGGCGGGATAGACGGCCTTCTTCATATATCCGATATGTCATGGGGCAGGATCAGCCATCCGAGCGAACTCTTCAGCGTAGATGATGAGATCGATGTCGTTGTGCTCAGTTTCGACCCTGCGACAGAAAAGGTGACGCTTGGGTATAAACAGAGAAAATCTGACCCATGGATGTCTGTTGAGGCAAAATATCCTCTTGGCGCAAAGGTCTCAGGCAAGGTCATAGGCATTACCGACTATGGCGTATTTGTAGAGCTTGAGGAAGGTGTCGAGGGCCTTGTGCATGTCAGCGAGTTAGACTGGGTCGAGAAGGTCAAGAAACCATCCAAGTATTTCTCAATAGGCGAGATCGTAGAGACATCCGTTCTTTCGGTCAACAGCAGCGACAAGAAGATATCGCTCAGCATAAAGCAGCTTAAAGCTAATCCCTGGGATCTTGTAAAAGAGAAGTACGCTGTCGGCCAGAAGGTCAAAGGGACTGTAAAGAGCTTCACTGACTTCGGCGCATTTATCGGCCTGGATGAGGGCGTTGACGCACTGCTTCACATCTCTGATCTTTCCTGGGTCAGGCATATCAGGCACCCGTCCGATGTTCTTGAGAAGGGGCAGGAGATAGAGGTCGCAATCATAGAGGTAGATGCCGACAAGAGAAGGATATCTGTCGGCTTAAAGAGCCTGACGCCTGACCCGTGGATAACTGAGATACCTAACAAGTACGGGCTTGGCGATCCGGTAACGGGCAAGGTTACAAATGTTGCTGATTTCGGGGTTTTTGTTGAGCTTAAAGAGGGCGTCGAGGCGCTGCTGCATATATCC